In one Candidatus Hepatincola sp. Av genomic region, the following are encoded:
- a CDS encoding fragilysin protein — translation MLNQEFLVHGFQLEDKVVKVCSPTESINFNFSYSYPVYKSVIATVYGWVGYNEAKELLTVLVDPDFISINYLSLQGHYYGKGELGSVITLQKLQENGEFFKCGVTNKIGHFCLPSTIQDTQLADDPIPKTDITINVLFGYSAEFLVLYLNTAQLTLDNNELCLISAGIFSNNSHLYNVKVVNVYTTEVTNLQLGNICMNYPLDVIAEVQACVDGYFQQLNYYKRYYQANVVVVESVICDISSYIGYPYKTGFDFPAEAALFLGRGNATTKLMYQAFPTVLIHEIGHILGCSHPLKPNDLPNFSLCPGYGHEILNPKNDNIVECGTLMSETKKPIFYFSNANLYEYPSPYQNRSCGIEDLSEAYKMVDNNLPKLAASV, via the coding sequence ATGCTAAACCAAGAATTTTTAGTACATGGATTTCAGCTTGAAGATAAAGTTGTAAAAGTATGTAGCCCAACAGAATCTATTAACTTTAACTTTAGTTATAGTTACCCCGTTTATAAAAGTGTAATAGCAACTGTTTATGGTTGGGTTGGTTATAATGAAGCTAAAGAACTACTAACAGTTTTAGTTGATCCAGATTTTATTAGTATTAATTATTTATCTTTACAAGGGCATTATTATGGCAAAGGAGAGTTAGGTAGTGTAATTACTTTGCAGAAACTACAGGAAAATGGGGAATTTTTTAAATGTGGAGTAACCAATAAAATAGGGCATTTTTGCCTGCCAAGCACAATCCAAGATACTCAACTTGCTGATGATCCCATTCCTAAAACAGATATAACTATTAATGTTTTATTTGGGTATAGTGCAGAATTCTTAGTACTATACCTTAATACCGCACAATTAACTTTAGATAATAATGAACTATGTTTAATTAGTGCAGGAATATTTAGTAATAATTCACATTTATATAATGTGAAGGTAGTAAATGTATATACAACTGAAGTAACTAACTTACAGTTAGGCAATATATGTATGAATTATCCTTTAGATGTAATTGCTGAAGTGCAGGCTTGTGTTGATGGCTATTTTCAACAGTTAAATTATTATAAAAGGTATTATCAGGCCAATGTGGTAGTGGTGGAGTCAGTAATTTGTGATATAAGCTCTTATATTGGCTATCCTTATAAAACAGGTTTTGATTTTCCTGCCGAAGCAGCTTTATTTTTAGGTAGAGGCAATGCAACAACTAAACTGATGTATCAGGCTTTTCCTACAGTATTAATTCATGAAATAGGGCATATTTTAGGTTGTTCGCACCCTTTAAAACCAAATGATCTACCAAACTTTAGTCTTTGTCCAGGATATGGGCATGAAATTTTAAATCCTAAGAATGATAATATTGTGGAATGTGGAACATTAATGTCGGAGACTAAGAAGCCAATTTTTTATTTTTCTAATGCTAATTTATATGAATATCCTAGCCCTTACCAAAATAGATCTTGTGGCATAGAGGATTTATCAGAAGCCTATAAAATGGTAGATAATAATTTACCAAAATTAGCTGCTTCAGTATAA
- a CDS encoding TatD family deoxyribonuclease: MFIDTHCHLSFEKLGSYGATTLEVLKRAKEHNVNKLIDIATDVTGFTTTLNFAGQHAGVFAAIGIHPLHILTNQSFQKEDITKHLSHHKLVAIGETGLDYYYSTDTKTLQHKFFEEHCEIASTKGLPIIIHTRSANDDTLAILSNHVKNNGLIGVIHCFSGDKTFAKQVLDLGFYVSFSGIVTFKNALTLHEVAKYMPKEYILTETDAPYLAPVPFRGQENEPAYVKYTAEFIAKLREEPLESFANQVEQNAKALFTKLG; this comes from the coding sequence ATGTTTATAGATACCCATTGCCATTTAAGTTTTGAAAAACTAGGTAGCTATGGTGCTACTACCTTAGAAGTATTAAAACGTGCTAAAGAGCATAATGTTAATAAACTAATAGATATTGCCACTGATGTTACAGGTTTTACTACAACCTTAAATTTTGCAGGACAACATGCTGGCGTGTTTGCTGCTATTGGCATTCATCCTTTGCATATTTTAACTAATCAAAGTTTTCAAAAAGAAGATATTACGAAACATTTGTCGCACCATAAACTAGTAGCAATTGGGGAGACAGGATTAGATTATTACTATTCTACAGATACCAAAACTCTACAACATAAATTTTTTGAAGAACATTGTGAAATTGCTAGCACTAAGGGCTTACCTATTATTATTCATACTCGTTCTGCTAATGATGATACCCTAGCAATTCTAAGTAATCATGTAAAAAACAATGGCTTAATAGGAGTAATACATTGCTTTTCAGGTGATAAAACCTTTGCTAAGCAAGTATTAGATTTAGGTTTTTATGTATCTTTTAGTGGAATTGTAACTTTTAAAAATGCTTTAACTTTACATGAAGTTGCTAAATATATGCCAAAGGAATACATTTTAACGGAAACAGATGCCCCCTACCTAGCCCCCGTGCCTTTTAGGGGGCAAGAGAATGAGCCCGCATATGTAAAATATACAGCGGAATTCATAGCAAAGTTAAGGGAAGAACCACTAGAAAGTTTTGCTAACCAAGTAGAACAAAATGCTAAAGCCTTATTTACCAAATTAGGTTAA
- the sdhA gene encoding Succinate dehydrogenase flavoprotein subunit A encodes MSSKYKIIDHSYDVVVVGAGGAGLRSALGMKEQGFEVACISKIFPTRSHTIAAQGGIGAALANVKEDKWQWHMYDTVKGSDWLGDQDSIEYMCKNASNAVYELEHYGVPFSRTEDGRIYQRPFGGHTRNFGEALVPRACAAADLTGHAILHALYQQCLKHKVEFYVEYFAIDLIMNEQGDCVGVVALCLEDGTIHRFNSNMLVLATGGGGRAYFSSTLAHTCTGDGYGMAARAGIPLQDMEFVQFHPTGLYGPGCLITEGARGEGAYFTNSEGERFMERYAPSAKDLASRDVCSRALTIEIREGRGVGKNKDHIHLHLEHLDATMLHEKLPGILETARIFANVDLTKEPCPVIPTAHYNMGGIPTNYRGEVIRPTADNPDSTVTGLMAVGEAASVSVHGANRLGSNSLLDLVVFGKSCALRAKELLKPHAPKRPLPQSSAEQAIARLDGMLNSKGTASVNEVRLAMQKTMQNDASVFRTEESLAEGIEKLDGVFASVSNISLHDKSLIWNYTLIENLELANLMVAARCIINGALFRKESRGAHAREDFKERDDKNWLKHSLAYNAHEGKVKMDTRPVHTWTLTDEVQYIEPKKRVY; translated from the coding sequence ATGAGTAGTAAATATAAAATTATAGATCATTCTTATGATGTAGTAGTAGTAGGAGCTGGCGGGGCTGGTTTAAGATCTGCCTTAGGCATGAAAGAACAAGGGTTTGAAGTTGCCTGTATCTCTAAAATATTTCCAACTAGAAGCCATACAATTGCAGCTCAAGGGGGCATTGGGGCAGCTTTAGCAAATGTTAAAGAAGATAAATGGCAATGGCATATGTACGATACTGTAAAAGGTTCAGATTGGCTTGGTGACCAAGATAGTATTGAATATATGTGTAAGAATGCTTCTAATGCTGTATATGAATTAGAGCATTATGGGGTTCCTTTCTCTAGAACAGAAGATGGTAGAATATACCAAAGACCATTTGGGGGGCATACTCGTAATTTTGGTGAGGCCTTAGTTCCAAGGGCTTGTGCTGCAGCCGATTTAACTGGGCATGCTATTTTACATGCTTTATACCAACAATGCTTAAAACATAAAGTAGAATTCTACGTTGAATATTTTGCTATTGATTTAATTATGAACGAACAAGGTGATTGTGTAGGAGTTGTTGCCTTATGTTTAGAAGATGGTACAATTCATCGTTTTAATTCTAATATGCTAGTTTTAGCCACAGGTGGGGGTGGTAGAGCTTATTTCTCTTCTACTTTGGCTCATACTTGTACGGGTGATGGTTATGGTATGGCGGCAAGAGCTGGCATTCCTTTGCAAGATATGGAATTTGTACAGTTTCACCCAACAGGTTTATATGGTCCAGGTTGTTTAATTACTGAAGGTGCTAGAGGGGAAGGGGCTTACTTTACTAATTCTGAAGGCGAACGTTTTATGGAAAGGTATGCTCCAAGTGCTAAGGATTTAGCATCAAGAGATGTTTGTTCTAGGGCATTAACTATAGAAATCCGTGAAGGTAGAGGAGTCGGCAAAAATAAGGATCATATCCATTTACACCTAGAACATTTAGATGCGACTATGCTTCATGAAAAATTACCTGGTATTTTAGAAACCGCAAGAATTTTTGCTAATGTAGATTTAACAAAGGAACCTTGCCCTGTAATTCCTACAGCTCATTATAATATGGGGGGGATTCCTACCAATTATCGGGGGGAAGTAATTCGTCCTACAGCAGATAACCCAGATTCTACGGTAACAGGTTTAATGGCGGTAGGGGAAGCAGCTTCAGTTTCAGTGCATGGAGCCAATAGATTAGGTTCAAACTCTTTGTTAGACTTAGTAGTATTTGGCAAATCTTGTGCTTTAAGAGCGAAAGAGTTATTAAAACCTCATGCTCCTAAAAGACCTTTACCACAAAGTAGTGCCGAGCAAGCTATTGCTAGGCTAGATGGCATGTTAAACTCTAAAGGGACAGCTTCTGTTAATGAGGTGCGGTTAGCTATGCAAAAAACCATGCAAAATGATGCTTCGGTATTTAGAACGGAAGAATCTTTAGCCGAAGGGATAGAAAAACTAGATGGAGTTTTTGCTAGTGTTTCTAATATTAGCCTGCATGATAAATCTTTAATTTGGAATTATACTTTAATTGAAAATTTAGAATTAGCTAACCTAATGGTTGCTGCTAGATGTATTATTAATGGTGCCCTTTTTAGAAAAGAAAGTAGAGGAGCTCATGCAAGGGAAGACTTCAAAGAAAGGGACGATAAAAACTGGTTAAAGCACTCTTTAGCTTATAATGCTCATGAGGGTAAAGTTAAAATGGATACTCGCCCAGTGCATACTTGGACTTTAACCGATGAGGTACAATATATAGAACCGAAAAAAAGAGTATATTAG
- the trkA gene encoding Trk system potassium uptake protein TrkA has product MKVVIAGAGDMGNFIARYLLAEEHDIVVIDTDAARVRDMTDNESVAGFLGETTSLDVLKAVDMSNTDMFVSVTPNDEINILACFLADSLGVPTKIARIQNPNYLQENFLDLFHSNKIPVSDTISVVDKMLDVLQKEIDYSYFKISDIVNLCEGNIMFFSVYCDPNSVAHNRSIESLYQDLEEQHITFKVAGIYRNNNFNIVNDEEIIRQKDKLYIVADSKNIEAVYALFYNIGESEDIVLDTQQTNIVIAGDHSFIKQIAVELAQTYKKVKVVMNKEKSEVTLLAIELEKYNIELIIDDITKTGYREHYLSSPNDVIITMYKNDNDNVLQALLLQSQKFNNIFCCLNSNLYVDFLYSHKINRVFIPDHFIMSSILANIRRGIIQNIFSLYNKVEIMEVSTSSNSNLIGKRIEDLELGGKMKILSLMDESTGHKIPLDPNTIIQSNNNVVFIIQRKHIKTLEDNVKYE; this is encoded by the coding sequence TTGAAAGTTGTTATTGCTGGTGCTGGTGATATGGGTAATTTTATTGCCCGTTATTTACTGGCTGAAGAACATGATATTGTAGTGATAGATACCGATGCTGCTAGGGTAAGAGATATGACTGATAATGAATCCGTTGCCGGTTTTTTAGGAGAAACTACCTCTTTAGATGTATTAAAAGCTGTAGATATGTCTAATACCGATATGTTTGTTTCAGTTACACCCAATGATGAAATTAATATATTAGCCTGTTTTTTAGCTGATAGTCTTGGAGTTCCCACTAAAATAGCTAGAATCCAAAACCCTAATTATTTACAAGAAAACTTTTTAGATCTATTCCATTCTAACAAAATTCCAGTAAGTGATACTATCTCGGTAGTAGATAAAATGCTAGATGTATTACAAAAGGAAATAGATTATTCCTATTTTAAAATATCTGATATTGTCAATTTATGCGAAGGCAATATTATGTTCTTTTCAGTATATTGCGATCCTAATAGTGTGGCTCATAATAGGAGTATTGAAAGTTTATACCAAGATTTAGAAGAACAACATATTACCTTTAAGGTAGCGGGAATTTACCGTAATAATAATTTTAATATAGTAAATGATGAAGAAATCATTAGGCAAAAAGATAAGTTATATATAGTAGCCGATAGTAAAAATATAGAGGCTGTGTATGCTTTATTTTATAATATTGGTGAGTCGGAAGATATTGTATTAGATACCCAACAAACTAATATTGTAATAGCTGGCGATCATTCCTTTATCAAACAAATTGCGGTAGAACTAGCCCAAACATATAAAAAAGTTAAAGTGGTAATGAATAAAGAAAAGAGTGAAGTTACTTTATTAGCTATAGAATTAGAAAAATATAACATAGAATTAATTATAGATGATATAACTAAAACAGGTTACAGGGAACATTATTTAAGTTCTCCTAATGATGTAATTATTACTATGTATAAAAATGATAACGATAATGTCCTTCAAGCTTTATTATTGCAATCCCAAAAGTTTAATAATATTTTTTGCTGTTTAAATAGTAACTTATATGTGGATTTTTTATACTCTCATAAGATTAATAGAGTGTTTATCCCCGACCATTTTATTATGTCTTCCATTTTAGCAAATATTAGGCGGGGGATTATTCAAAATATTTTCTCGCTATATAATAAGGTAGAAATTATGGAAGTATCTACCTCTTCTAATTCTAACCTTATTGGTAAACGTATAGAAGATTTAGAGCTGGGCGGTAAAATGAAAATATTATCATTAATGGATGAATCTACTGGGCATAAAATACCTTTAGACCCTAATACTATTATTCAATCTAATAATAATGTAGTATTTATTATTCAAAGAAAACATATTAAAACCTTAGAAGATAATGTAAAATATGAATAA
- a CDS encoding FkbM family methyltransferase has protein sequence MFTVLKKGLIKGLACLIPIRSWRVKFRSYMLQNTLSESKEQQIIESIHDLKKNVINLQNLLHISSLRINAILETLLVQEDFTKTALKEINYHNKAILLKYRVASQVDFLSILNENFNNKRIGNTTANTNIIHSYTGSNYEFKEGDIVLDVGANIGMYSIKLLQHFPFVKIYAFEPILENFELLCENIRLNNLEKNIIPINKAICSHNNGVYMKYLPFFPAGSSSNNLLIERRNSLQYYSVLSEKPIFVESTTLDAFLQEHNIDKVKLIKMDCEGAEKEIIYNTKVLPKFEYFVVELHFSKTENNEIIDYLKKFFPKDRLFIEELNHYQDK, from the coding sequence ATGTTTACAGTATTAAAAAAGGGATTAATTAAAGGGTTAGCTTGTTTAATACCTATTAGATCTTGGCGAGTAAAATTTAGAAGTTACATGTTACAAAATACTTTAAGTGAAAGCAAAGAGCAACAAATAATAGAATCCATACATGATTTAAAAAAAAATGTTATTAATTTACAAAATTTATTACATATTTCTTCACTTAGAATAAATGCAATTCTAGAAACATTATTAGTGCAAGAAGATTTTACTAAAACAGCTCTTAAGGAAATTAATTACCATAATAAAGCAATTTTACTTAAATATAGGGTGGCATCACAAGTAGATTTTCTATCTATTCTTAATGAAAATTTTAATAACAAAAGAATAGGTAATACAACAGCAAACACAAATATTATTCACTCTTACACTGGTAGTAATTATGAGTTTAAAGAAGGAGATATAGTATTAGATGTAGGAGCAAACATTGGTATGTATTCTATTAAATTATTACAACATTTTCCTTTTGTAAAAATTTATGCCTTTGAACCTATCTTGGAAAACTTTGAACTTCTATGCGAAAATATTCGTTTAAATAATTTAGAAAAAAATATTATTCCTATTAATAAAGCTATATGTTCTCATAATAATGGTGTATATATGAAATATCTACCATTTTTTCCAGCTGGAAGCTCTTCTAATAATTTATTAATAGAAAGGAGAAACTCTTTACAGTATTACTCTGTATTAAGTGAAAAACCTATATTTGTTGAATCCACTACGTTAGATGCTTTCTTACAAGAACATAATATTGATAAAGTTAAACTAATTAAAATGGACTGTGAGGGAGCAGAAAAAGAAATTATTTATAATACTAAAGTATTACCAAAGTTTGAATATTTTGTTGTTGAATTACATTTTTCTAAAACAGAAAACAATGAAATTATTGATTATTTAAAGAAATTCTTTCCTAAAGATAGGCTCTTTATTGAAGAATTAAACCATTACCAAGATAAATAG
- the sdhB gene encoding Succinate dehydrogenase iron-sulfur subunit B, with product MVEFALPKNSKFTKGQYFKAPSAKNIRLFEIYRWDPENNENPRIDTFEIDMDECGPMILDALMKIKDEIDTSLVFRRSCREGICGSCSFNINGKNTLACIRKIDEFKGKIRIFPLPHRPVIKDLVVDLTTPYAQHAAVQPWMQSNTPVSDHKERLQSPAEREKLDGSWECILCFCCSTSCPSYWWNGERGYYGPAALLQAYRWIEDSRDDATAERLSELDDHTRLFSCHTIMNCMDVCPKGLNPGKAIAEIKKKIALRH from the coding sequence ATGGTGGAATTTGCTTTACCAAAAAATTCAAAGTTTACTAAAGGGCAGTATTTTAAGGCTCCTTCAGCAAAAAATATTCGGCTTTTTGAAATTTATAGGTGGGATCCTGAAAATAATGAAAATCCTAGAATAGATACTTTTGAAATAGATATGGACGAATGCGGTCCTATGATTTTAGATGCTTTAATGAAAATTAAAGATGAAATAGACACAAGTTTAGTATTTCGTAGATCTTGCCGTGAGGGAATTTGTGGATCTTGCTCTTTTAATATTAATGGTAAAAATACATTGGCCTGTATTCGCAAAATAGATGAGTTTAAAGGAAAAATTAGAATTTTCCCTTTGCCTCACCGCCCTGTAATTAAAGATTTAGTGGTAGATTTAACAACGCCTTATGCTCAACATGCAGCAGTACAGCCATGGATGCAGTCTAATACTCCAGTATCTGACCACAAAGAAAGGCTTCAAAGCCCAGCAGAACGTGAGAAATTAGATGGTTCATGGGAGTGTATTTTATGTTTTTGTTGTTCTACTAGTTGCCCTAGTTATTGGTGGAATGGAGAAAGAGGCTATTATGGTCCAGCCGCTTTATTGCAGGCTTACCGTTGGATTGAAGACAGTAGAGACGATGCCACTGCCGAGCGGTTATCGGAATTAGACGATCATACCCGTTTGTTTAGTTGCCATACCATTATGAACTGTATGGATGTTTGCCCTAAAGGTTTAAATCCAGGTAAAGCTATTGCTGAAATTAAAAAGAAAATAGCATTACGCCATTAG
- a CDS encoding succinate dehydrogenase subunit D, protein MGHGSSLGKRETDKRSSLSHVKGYGASGNGVSEWLTSRLNAIISVPASLYVLCALLKGNANSYLELSHWLLNPFNTAILVLAIITLCWHGALGVVTVIDDYIHNTGMNFFIKLLVRVFFSFIVIISVISILFVIFAGLAKGVM, encoded by the coding sequence ATGGGACATGGAAGTTCATTAGGGAAAAGAGAAACAGATAAAAGAAGTTCACTTTCCCATGTAAAAGGTTATGGAGCATCGGGCAATGGAGTTTCAGAATGGTTAACATCTAGGTTAAATGCTATTATTAGTGTACCGGCAAGTTTATATGTATTATGTGCTTTATTAAAAGGAAATGCTAATTCTTATTTAGAGTTATCTCATTGGTTACTTAATCCTTTTAATACTGCAATTTTAGTGTTAGCAATAATTACTTTATGTTGGCATGGAGCCTTAGGAGTAGTTACAGTAATTGATGATTATATCCATAATACTGGTATGAATTTTTTTATAAAATTATTAGTTAGAGTGTTTTTTTCATTTATTGTAATTATTAGTGTAATTAGTATATTGTTTGTAATTTTTGCAGGCTTAGCAAAAGGAGTAATGTAG
- a CDS encoding Metallo-beta-lactamase, with protein MKKSYKITILGCGSSSGVPTIENGWGNCNPTNPKNIRTRTSALLTVNYHSNTSNNFKQIFNILFDVSPDFRQQALNNHIQQIDAILFTHHHADHIYGIDDLRSVNRLMQKPIPAYATAETLQAIQKTHYYIFNRPNPTQVKDIFYKPVLDFHKFDYYNTLTLNKDIIINTALQNHGKISSAGFIIDNKIGYITDFITLPEKTLNMYKNLELIIIAGVTLKPHPSHMSIYEILDIIKLLTPKQAIITHMSEQLDYDFLQELLPNNVVAGYDGLVENII; from the coding sequence ATGAAAAAAAGTTACAAAATTACTATTTTAGGTTGCGGTAGTTCTTCCGGAGTACCGACGATTGAAAATGGTTGGGGTAATTGCAATCCTACTAATCCTAAAAATATCCGTACAAGAACTTCTGCCTTACTAACAGTAAATTACCATAGTAATACTTCTAATAACTTTAAACAAATCTTTAATATTTTATTTGATGTTAGTCCAGATTTTCGCCAGCAAGCTTTAAATAATCATATTCAACAAATTGATGCCATACTATTTACCCATCATCATGCTGACCATATTTATGGTATTGATGATTTACGTTCAGTAAATCGTTTAATGCAAAAACCGATTCCAGCATATGCTACGGCAGAAACTTTGCAGGCTATTCAAAAGACTCATTATTATATTTTTAATAGGCCTAATCCTACTCAAGTAAAAGATATTTTTTATAAACCTGTGTTAGACTTCCATAAGTTTGACTATTACAACACCTTAACCTTAAATAAGGATATTATTATTAATACCGCCTTACAAAATCATGGTAAAATTAGCTCGGCAGGTTTCATTATAGATAATAAAATTGGCTATATTACAGACTTCATAACATTACCTGAAAAAACTCTTAATATGTATAAAAACTTAGAATTAATTATTATTGCTGGAGTAACTTTAAAACCGCATCCATCACACATGAGTATTTATGAAATTTTAGATATTATTAAATTATTAACACCAAAGCAGGCTATTATTACCCATATGTCGGAACAACTAGACTATGATTTTCTGCAAGAATTATTACCTAATAATGTTGTAGCTGGTTATGATGGTTTGGTAGAGAATATAATATAA
- a CDS encoding succinate dehydrogenase subunit C gives MENKRPISPHLQVYNIFSKEMTSGPSFLNRATGIILTVGLIYFAAWLITAAIGQGAYNVFLAFITSWFGWLSLFGFSCAFFYHLVNGLRFLIFDLGYFLTKRSMFLTGWGMVLITALLVIITWVYICTTYIK, from the coding sequence ATGGAAAACAAAAGACCAATCTCACCACATTTACAGGTTTATAATATATTTTCAAAGGAAATGACTTCTGGTCCTTCTTTTTTAAACAGGGCAACAGGTATTATCCTTACCGTAGGTTTAATATATTTTGCTGCTTGGTTAATTACTGCTGCAATAGGGCAAGGGGCTTATAATGTATTTTTAGCTTTTATTACTTCATGGTTTGGCTGGTTATCATTATTTGGTTTTAGTTGTGCTTTCTTTTACCACTTAGTAAATGGTTTACGTTTTTTAATATTTGATTTAGGGTATTTTTTAACTAAACGTTCTATGTTTTTAACGGGTTGGGGCATGGTTCTTATTACCGCTTTACTAGTTATAATTACTTGGGTATATATTTGTACCACTTATATAAAATAA
- the hfq gene encoding RNA-binding protein Hfq yields the protein MKQMNNQDLFLNTVRKSKVPVTVFLSNGVKLQGIIISFDIFSILLKRDAHIQLIYKHSVSTIMPNSPISLKLEDVDDESAKPLITEENKKD from the coding sequence ATGAAACAAATGAATAACCAAGATTTATTTTTAAATACTGTGCGAAAAAGCAAAGTTCCTGTTACAGTTTTTTTATCTAATGGTGTTAAGTTACAAGGCATTATTATTAGTTTTGATATTTTCTCTATTTTATTAAAAAGAGATGCTCATATTCAATTAATTTATAAACATAGTGTATCTACCATTATGCCGAATTCACCAATTTCTTTAAAATTAGAAGATGTAGATGATGAATCTGCAAAACCTCTAATAACAGAGGAAAACAAAAAAGACTAA
- the hflX gene encoding GTPase HflX, with translation MLEKAIVISVVNARDSLTYNENYFLEEAVNLTKALNVEVVHSQHIKLREINPATLLNKGNLDSIKNALQALPVSLCVFNTSLTPIQQRNLEEYLKCKVIDRNGLIISIFSLRAKSKAGKLQARLAFLTYQKSRLVKAWSHLERQRGGSGFIGGPGETQKELDKRMLTEQIARLKNQLKKVKQNRILQSKARKRNKLKQIVLVGYTNAGKSTLFNTLTKENVFAKDLLFATLDPKMKAIKLQSKEVAILSDTVGFISQLPHNLIEAFKSTLDEVTSADLILHVIDAANPNFQEQITAVKEVLVELGINEENYATKVMEVYNKIDLLNHQQQATLMNLIVLEHTNQNGFSESIAKPQIIPTPKQLGALKNQALKKQEEPILRKGKLDTTKAQALQDTPVSKVLVSALKANNLVELTTNITNFFHQDLILKTLLIPYNNTELLNYITKNFIIKELNKNYQPEVILCSFLISPTDLKTLTNKYTCNFR, from the coding sequence ATGTTAGAAAAAGCAATTGTAATTTCGGTGGTTAACGCTAGAGATAGTTTAACCTACAATGAAAACTACTTTTTAGAAGAAGCCGTTAATTTAACTAAAGCCTTGAATGTAGAAGTAGTCCATTCCCAACATATAAAACTAAGGGAGATTAACCCCGCTACTTTGCTTAACAAAGGTAATTTAGATAGCATTAAAAATGCTTTACAAGCATTACCTGTTAGTTTGTGTGTTTTTAATACTAGCTTAACACCAATTCAACAAAGGAATCTAGAAGAATACTTAAAATGTAAAGTAATAGATCGTAATGGTTTAATTATTAGCATTTTTTCTTTAAGAGCCAAAAGTAAAGCCGGTAAATTACAAGCAAGGTTAGCTTTTTTAACTTATCAAAAGTCTAGGCTAGTAAAAGCATGGAGCCACTTAGAAAGACAAAGAGGAGGGAGTGGTTTTATTGGGGGGCCAGGAGAAACTCAAAAAGAATTAGATAAACGCATGTTAACCGAGCAAATTGCTCGTTTAAAAAATCAACTCAAGAAAGTTAAACAAAATAGGATTTTACAAAGTAAAGCTAGAAAACGTAATAAGTTAAAGCAAATAGTTTTAGTAGGTTACACTAATGCAGGGAAGTCTACTTTATTTAATACTTTAACTAAAGAAAATGTTTTTGCAAAGGATCTATTATTTGCCACCTTAGATCCAAAAATGAAAGCTATTAAGCTACAAAGTAAAGAAGTTGCAATTTTATCAGATACTGTAGGTTTTATTTCCCAATTACCACATAATTTAATAGAGGCGTTTAAGTCTACCTTAGATGAAGTAACCTCAGCCGATTTAATTCTACATGTTATAGATGCGGCCAACCCTAATTTTCAAGAGCAAATTACGGCAGTAAAAGAAGTGTTAGTAGAATTGGGTATTAACGAAGAAAATTATGCAACTAAAGTTATGGAAGTATACAATAAAATAGATTTATTAAATCACCAACAACAAGCAACTTTAATGAACCTCATTGTGTTAGAGCATACTAACCAAAACGGTTTTAGTGAATCTATAGCTAAGCCACAAATTATACCAACCCCTAAACAATTAGGTGCCCTAAAAAACCAAGCATTAAAAAAACAAGAAGAACCAATTCTTAGGAAAGGTAAGTTAGATACAACTAAAGCCCAAGCCTTACAAGATACTCCAGTTAGTAAGGTGTTAGTTTCTGCCTTAAAGGCAAATAATTTAGTAGAATTAACCACTAATATTACTAATTTTTTCCATCAAGACTTAATATTAAAAACATTACTTATTCCCTATAACAATACTGAACTTTTAAATTACATTACCAAAAATTTTATTATTAAAGAACTAAATAAAAATTATCAACCAGAGGTTATTTTATGTAGTTTCTTGATATCTCCAACGGATTTAAAAACTTTAACTAATAAGTATACTTGTAATTTTAGGTAA
- a CDS encoding succinate dehydrogenase assembly factor 2, which translates to MLKSLQLKQIEVRAKRRAMKELDLVMSFVVDTYLESMTEDQLQRFKQFLDLDDALLYKWLVNKEPIPEKYNNDIWQMLQSYQPNFEVL; encoded by the coding sequence ATGCTAAAAAGTCTGCAATTAAAACAAATTGAAGTTCGTGCTAAAAGAAGAGCTATGAAAGAACTAGATCTAGTAATGTCTTTTGTGGTAGATACATATTTAGAATCAATGACAGAAGACCAACTACAAAGGTTTAAACAATTTTTAGATCTTGATGATGCCCTACTTTACAAATGGTTAGTAAATAAAGAACCTATTCCTGAAAAATACAATAATGATATTTGGCAAATGCTACAAAGTTACCAACCTAATTTTGAAGTTCTGTAA